Within Bremerella sp. JC817, the genomic segment TTTCGGTAGGACGGGGCTTACCCCATTTCTTGCGAGCCAAAGCAAACGAGAAGGTCAGCCGTTCTTGGGCTCGCGTGATGCCCACATAGCAAAGCCGGCGTTCTTCCTCGATCGCTTCGTCCCCATCTTTCAAGCTGCGCTGGTGAGGCAAGATGCCTTCTTCCATGCCGACCATGTAAACATAGGGAAACTCGAGGCCTTTGGCAGCATGCAGCGTCATCAAGATGACGCCGTTCTTTTTGAGCTGCTTTTCTTTCTCGTTGTCGAAACCATCCCCGGCCAAGGCGGTGTCGTCGAGGAATCCGGCGAGGGTCGCCTTTTTCTTCTTCTTTTCCTCGTAAGCGCTGACGGCGTTAACCACCTGTTCGACGGCCGCTTCCCGTGACTCGCGATCGTTGGGGTCGGGATAAAGCCGAGCGAGTTCCTGCTGATAGCCGATCGCTCCGATCAAATCGCGGACGATGTCGGTCAGCGAATCCTTTTTCTCGACCCGAGCATGATAATGCTTGATCAGACGGACAAATTTGTTGATCGCGTCGGTCGTGGTCGACGAAGAACCTCCCCGCAGCGAAGCAGCCTGGGGCAGCACTTCCCACAGCGGTTTGCCTTCGTTGGTGGCGAAGTCGAGCAGCGATTTTACCGTCTTCTGCCCGATACCACGCGGCGGCGTATTGATGATTCGCAGCAGCGCGACTTCGTCTTGATGCGAATTGATCAGCTTCAAGTAGGAAAGGATGTCGCGGACTTCTTTGCGATCGAAAAACGACATCCCACCGATCAGGGTGTACGGAATGTTCATCGCGCGGAACTGCTGCTCGAACGCACGAGGCTGTTCGTTCGTGCGGAACAAAATCGCAAAATCACGCGGCTCGACGTCGGGCTGGTTCACTTTTCTCGAGATGTCGCCGACAATTTCTTCCGCTTCTTTTTCTTCGTCTTTGAAATACAGCACTTTCGGCTGGTCACCACCATGCCGGGCCGCGTTCAAAATCTTGTCGTACCGGGTCGAATTGAAAGCGACCAGGCGGTTGGCCACCGTCAAAATGGCACTCGTGCAGCGGTAATTGTCCGCCAGCAGCACCACTTTGGCTTCGGGCCAGTCTTCTTTG encodes:
- a CDS encoding UvrD-helicase domain-containing protein — encoded protein: MNGLNPPQLEAVNTLSGPMLVLAGAGSGKTRVVTFRIANLIKHGIKPQRILAVTFTNKAAAEMKERALKLLGKQTKDEPVVSTFHSHCVRVLRRHINHLGYPLNYTIYDRSDQEMVARGVLREIRVPNETLRPGDLLNFISRWKSAGIRPKEAFAHADTDKAHLAAVAFRRYQNALKSCGALDFDDLLLCTEELFTNFPDVRDQEAALFDHVMIDEYQDTNASQYRIVRGLTEGHRNLCVVGDDDQSIYSWRGAEVKHILRFKEDWPEAKVVLLADNYRCTSAILTVANRLVAFNSTRYDKILNAARHGGDQPKVLYFKDEEKEAEEIVGDISRKVNQPDVEPRDFAILFRTNEQPRAFEQQFRAMNIPYTLIGGMSFFDRKEVRDILSYLKLINSHQDEVALLRIINTPPRGIGQKTVKSLLDFATNEGKPLWEVLPQAASLRGGSSSTTTDAINKFVRLIKHYHARVEKKDSLTDIVRDLIGAIGYQQELARLYPDPNDRESREAAVEQVVNAVSAYEEKKKKKATLAGFLDDTALAGDGFDNEKEKQLKKNGVILMTLHAAKGLEFPYVYMVGMEEGILPHQRSLKDGDEAIEEERRLCYVGITRAQERLTFSFALARKKWGKPRPTETSRFLYELTGQADNPNAKAEQSGPAAPKSGQRRPSAQARRR